The proteins below come from a single Papaver somniferum cultivar HN1 chromosome 11, ASM357369v1, whole genome shotgun sequence genomic window:
- the LOC113324893 gene encoding uncharacterized protein LOC113324893, which yields MSRRMNGSIGPHDEGFSVVVRALNDVAQAMQQQVNFNHNAPPPPPPLDQRALLVIRFSEQKHDSFKGSPDPLVAEDWINKIEKIFTLLGVNDEDKLDLAVFKLEGEATRWWELTRRSRNDGLFTWVEFRLAFLNKYFPQTARNQRMIEFMQLTQRNMTVAQYQAKFEELSRFATHLVENEELKAFKFQEGLRPSIKGRLSILKITSYNEIVERAMIVERDIEERNQQPFVPQDQRQGYQQNRPQNNPPQYQARQPPQQPKAFNIAHVGQDPDNSVVEGTFLVYNSWAKILFDTGATHSFIASSFTLSLGLKTELLDGHLGIASAVGGSARVDRVARMCVVRS from the exons ATGTCTCGTCGTATGAATGGTTCAATCGGCCCACATGATGAGGGTTTCAGTGTGGTTGTTCGTGCTTTGAATGATGTTGCTCAAGCGATGCAACAACAAGTGAATTTTAATCATAatgcacctcctcctcctccaccacttGATCAACGAGCTTTGTTAGTTATAAGGTTTAGTGAACAAAAGCATGATTCCTTCAAGGGTAGTCCTGATCCACTGGTCGCTGAAGATTGGATAAATAAGATTGAGAAAATATTCACCCTATTAGGCGTGAATGACGAGGATAAGCtggatcttgctgtttttaagcTTGAGGGTGAGGCCACTCGCTGGTGGGAATTGACTCGTCGTTCTAGGAATGACGGTCTGTTTACCTGGGTGGAATTTCGACTCGCCTTCCTAAATAAGTACTTTCCACAAACTGCACGAAACCAACGCATGATCGAGTTTATGCAGTTGACTCAGAGAAATATGACTGTAGCACAGTATCAAGCCAAGTTTGAAGAACTTTCTCGTTTTGCTACTCATCTGGTGGAGAATGAAGAGCTGAAGGCTTTTAAGTTTCAGGAGGGACTTAGGCCTTCAATTAAGGGTAGGTTGTCTATTTTGAAGATTACCTCTTATAATGAGATAGTGGAAAGAGCGATGATTGTTGAGAGAGACATTGAGGAG AGAAACCAACAACCCTTTGTACCTCAGGACCAACGTCAAGGTTATCAGCAGAACCGTCCTCAGAACAATCCACCACAATACCAAGCTCGGCAGCCCCCTCAACAACCTAAGGCGTTCAATATTGCTCATGTTGGTCAGGATCCGGATAACTCAGTTGTTGAAGGTACATTCTTAGTTTACAATTCTTGGGCTAAGATATTATTTGATACTGGTGCTACTCATTCGTTTATTGCTTCTTCGTTTACTTTGTCATTGGGTTTGAAAACTGAATTACTTGATGGGCACCTAGGCATAGCTAGTGCGGTAGGGGGTAGTGCACGTGTTGACCGCGTGGCACGAATGTGTGTAGTACGTAGCTAA